The following coding sequences are from one Primulina eburnea isolate SZY01 chromosome 15, ASM2296580v1, whole genome shotgun sequence window:
- the LOC140815321 gene encoding cytochrome P450 710A11-like, producing the protein MEFSWLVITPFISCIALVIVLEQIFYLRKKRFLPGPTLVPPFLGNAISLVKNPTKFWDLQSSYAKSTPLGISANYIIGRFIVYIYSSDLSHKIFANVRPDAFHLIGHPFGKKLFGEHNLIYMFGQEHKDLRRQIAPNFTPKALQTYTNIQQRIIMKHLESWCRRSRNSSIPLRILCRDMNLETSQTVFVGPYLNQEAREQFNVDYNFFNVGLMKLPFDFPGFSFRNARLAVQRLVETLAGCAADSGKQMKSGEEPKCLIDFWMLENIRESAGSSFKYSCREIGGHLFDFLFASQDASTSSLLWAVAYLDSHPQVLQRVREEVARYWVPESNSPITGENLREMKFTEAVAREVVRIRAPATMVPHIAGVDFRLTEKYVIPKGTIVFPSVLDSSFQGFTEPEQFDPDRFMEERDEGRVYKKNFLAFGAGAHQCVGQRYAINHLMLFIALFSSLIDFKRDRIDGCDEISYVPTIVPKDDCKVFLAPRCKRFPHLS; encoded by the coding sequence ATGGAGTTCTCCTGGCTCGTGATTACTCCTTTCATCTCCTGTATAGCTCTTGTTATCGTTCTCGAACAGATCTTTTACCTCCGGAAAAAGCGATTCTTGCCAGGCCCTACTCTTGTTCCCCCCTTCCTAGGCAACGCCATTTCATTAGTAAAAAACCCAACAAAATTCTGGGATCTTCAATCATCCTACGCCAAGTCCACCCCTCTAGGAATTTCCGCAAACTACATCATTGGACGGTTCATTGTTTACATTTACTCTTCCGATCTCTCCCACAAAATATTTGCCAATGTTCGCCCTGATGCTTTCCACCTCATTGGCCATCCCTTCGGCAAAAAACTCTTCGGCGAACACAATTTAATCTACATGTTTGGTCAAGAACATAAGGATTTAAGGCGCCAGATTGCACCCAATTTCACCCCCAAAGCTCTACAAACATACACCAACATCCAACAGCGCATTATTATGAAACACCTAGAGTCTTGGTGCAGGAGGTCGCGGAACAGCTCGATCCCACTTCGTATCCTCTGCCGCGACATGAATTTAGAAACTTCGCAAACGGTTTTCGTTGGTCCTTACCTGAATCAAGAGGCGCGTGAACAATTTAATGTAGATTACAATTTCTTCAATGTTGGGCTGATGAAACTTCCTTTCGATTTTCCTGGGTTTTCCTTCAGGAACGCGAGGCTGGCTGTGCAGAGACTTGTGGAGACTCTCGCTGGTTGCGCGGCGGATAGCGGGAAGCAAATGAAATCCGGTGAAGAACCCAAGTGCTTGATAGACTTTTGGATGCTAGAAAATATAAGGGAATCAGCAGGAAGTTCATTTAAATACAGCTGCCGAGAAATCGGGGGCCATTTGTTTGACTTTCTATTCGCTTCACAGGATGCTTCCACTTCTTCTTTGCTATGGGCGGTGGCTTACTTGGATTCTCATCCTCAAGTTCTACAAAGAGTAAGGGAAGAGGTGGCAAGGTACTGGGTCCCGGAAAGTAACAGCCCGATCACCGGAGAGAATCTGAGGGAGATGAAGTTCACGGAGGCGGTGGCGCGTGAGGTGGTGAGGATCCGAGCTCCAGCAACAATGGTGCCGCACATCGCGGGAGTGGACTTCCGTCTGACAGAGAAGTACGTAATTCCCAAGGGGACCATCGTCTTCCCTTCTGTGCTGGACTCGTCGTTTCAGGGGTTTACGGAACCGGAGCAGTTCGACCCGGATCGGTTCATGGAGGAGAGGGATGAAGGCCGGGTTTACAAGAAGAACTTTTTAGCGTTCGGGGCCGGGGCCCATCAGTGTGTGGGTCAGAGATACGCGATTAATCATCTGATGTTGTTCATTGCTTTGTTCTCCTCGTTGATTGATTTCAAGAGGGACAGAATCGACGGCTGCGATGAGATCTCGTACGTCCCTACGATTGTTCCTAAGGACGATTGCAAGGTTTTTCTGGCGCCTAGATGCAAGCGATTCCCTCATCTATCCTGA
- the LOC140815329 gene encoding la-related protein 6A-like isoform X4 gives MEKAEEHGIPIPTSSSPDSDHDEYNPDSSPVGSPDVIGFHLSPSAVLSDDLRCKIIKQVEYYFSDENLPKDKFLLKYVTRKDGYVPIGVIASFRKMKNLTRDMSLIVAALKESSLVVVSSNGKKVKRLHPLPLADVNDPMVCTILVENLPEDHSVENLYRVFGEAGKINNITIRDPHDAREPKKFTVTEKLISGKLHAFVEYDTVEAAEKAVTLLNNEQDWRYGLRVKLLKKNKAGQKNFFWRESESEKCNPVQASEPSGNEENRDSIEQHESHDEEIMDQSSRERNGVHLAKEKNGLKGRNHAPGRRQRHHGPNGHGHGTQFSGHGIEPSKPPPGPKMPDGTRGFAMGRGRPATIN, from the exons ATGGAGAAAGCCGAGGAGCATGGAATTCCGATCCCCACCTCTTCATCCCCAGATTCTGATCATGATGAGTATAATCCTGATTCATCGCCAGTTGGATCACCGGATGTGATAGGATTTCACCTTTCGCCGTCTGCAGTGCTATCTGACGATCTTCGCTGCAAGATTATCAAGCAG GTAGAGTATTACTTCAGTGATGAAAATCTGCCAAAAGACAAGTTCCTGTTGAAGTATGTTACGAGAAAAGATGGCTATG TTCCTATTGGAGTTATTGCTTCTTTTAGAAAAATGAAGAATCTTACGAGGGACATGTCATTGATAGTGGCTGCTCTAAAGGAATCTTCTCTTGTT GTGGTTAGTTCTAATGGGAAAAAGGTGAAGAGACTTCATCCTCTACCATTGGCTGATGTGAATGATCCGATG GTTTGCACTATACTCGTGGAGAATCTTCCAGAAGATCATTCAGTAGAAAACCTTTATAGAGTGTTCGGTGAAGCTGGAAA aataaataatataacGATTCGTGATCCACATGATGCTAGGGAGCCAAAAAAGTTCACAGTCACAGAGAAACTGATTAGTGGGAAG ttgcatgcttttgtgGAGTATGACACTGTGGAGGCTGCTGAGAAAGCT GTGACATTGTTAAACAATGAGCAAGATTGGAGATATGGATTGCGGGTTAAGCTTCTAAAAAAA AACAAGGCAGGCCAGAAGAATTTCTTTTGGAGGGAATCAGAGTCCGAGAAATGCAATCCGGTTCAAGCGTCTGAGCCGTCTGGAAATGAGGAGAATCGTGATTCAATTGAGCAACATGAATCACACGATGAGGAG ATTATGGACCAGTCATCGAGAGAGAGAAATGGGGTGCATTTGGCTAAAGAGAAAAATGGGCTCAAGGGTCGAAACCATGCACCTGGAAGGAGACAGAGACACCATGGACCAAATGGACACG gaCACGGAACACAATTTTCCGGCCATGGTATTGAACCATCCAAACCTCCACCAGGCCCAAAAATGCCAGATGGAACCAGAGGGTTTGCCATGGGCAGGGGCCGTCCCGCAACTATCAATTGA
- the LOC140815329 gene encoding la-related protein 6A-like isoform X3, which yields MEKAEEHGIPIPTSSSPDSDHDEYNPDSSPVGSPDVIGFHLSPSAVLSDDLRCKIIKQVEYYFSDENLPKDKFLLKYVTRKDGYVPIGVIASFRKMKNLTRDMSLIVAALKESSLVVVSSNGKKVKRLHPLPLADVNDPMVCTILVENLPEDHSVENLYRVFGEAGKINNITIRDPHDAREPKKFTVTEKLISGKLHAFVEYDTVEAAEKAVTLLNNEQDWRYGLRVKLLKKVNKAGQKNFFWRESESEKCNPVQASEPSGNEENRDSIEQHESHDEEIMDQSSRERNGVHLAKEKNGLKGRNHAPGRRQRHHGPNGHGHGTQFSGHGIEPSKPPPGPKMPDGTRGFAMGRGRPATIN from the exons ATGGAGAAAGCCGAGGAGCATGGAATTCCGATCCCCACCTCTTCATCCCCAGATTCTGATCATGATGAGTATAATCCTGATTCATCGCCAGTTGGATCACCGGATGTGATAGGATTTCACCTTTCGCCGTCTGCAGTGCTATCTGACGATCTTCGCTGCAAGATTATCAAGCAG GTAGAGTATTACTTCAGTGATGAAAATCTGCCAAAAGACAAGTTCCTGTTGAAGTATGTTACGAGAAAAGATGGCTATG TTCCTATTGGAGTTATTGCTTCTTTTAGAAAAATGAAGAATCTTACGAGGGACATGTCATTGATAGTGGCTGCTCTAAAGGAATCTTCTCTTGTT GTGGTTAGTTCTAATGGGAAAAAGGTGAAGAGACTTCATCCTCTACCATTGGCTGATGTGAATGATCCGATG GTTTGCACTATACTCGTGGAGAATCTTCCAGAAGATCATTCAGTAGAAAACCTTTATAGAGTGTTCGGTGAAGCTGGAAA aataaataatataacGATTCGTGATCCACATGATGCTAGGGAGCCAAAAAAGTTCACAGTCACAGAGAAACTGATTAGTGGGAAG ttgcatgcttttgtgGAGTATGACACTGTGGAGGCTGCTGAGAAAGCT GTGACATTGTTAAACAATGAGCAAGATTGGAGATATGGATTGCGGGTTAAGCTTCTAAAAAAAGTG AACAAGGCAGGCCAGAAGAATTTCTTTTGGAGGGAATCAGAGTCCGAGAAATGCAATCCGGTTCAAGCGTCTGAGCCGTCTGGAAATGAGGAGAATCGTGATTCAATTGAGCAACATGAATCACACGATGAGGAG ATTATGGACCAGTCATCGAGAGAGAGAAATGGGGTGCATTTGGCTAAAGAGAAAAATGGGCTCAAGGGTCGAAACCATGCACCTGGAAGGAGACAGAGACACCATGGACCAAATGGACACG gaCACGGAACACAATTTTCCGGCCATGGTATTGAACCATCCAAACCTCCACCAGGCCCAAAAATGCCAGATGGAACCAGAGGGTTTGCCATGGGCAGGGGCCGTCCCGCAACTATCAATTGA
- the LOC140815329 gene encoding la-related protein 6A-like isoform X2, whose product MEKAEEHGIPIPTSSSPDSDHDEYNPDSSPVGSPDVIGFHLSPSAVLSDDLRCKIIKQVEYYFSDENLPKDKFLLKYVTRKDGYGIFYLPVPIGVIASFRKMKNLTRDMSLIVAALKESSLVVVSSNGKKVKRLHPLPLADVNDPMVCTILVENLPEDHSVENLYRVFGEAGKINNITIRDPHDAREPKKFTVTEKLISGKLHAFVEYDTVEAAEKAVTLLNNEQDWRYGLRVKLLKKNKAGQKNFFWRESESEKCNPVQASEPSGNEENRDSIEQHESHDEEIMDQSSRERNGVHLAKEKNGLKGRNHAPGRRQRHHGPNGHGHGTQFSGHGIEPSKPPPGPKMPDGTRGFAMGRGRPATIN is encoded by the exons ATGGAGAAAGCCGAGGAGCATGGAATTCCGATCCCCACCTCTTCATCCCCAGATTCTGATCATGATGAGTATAATCCTGATTCATCGCCAGTTGGATCACCGGATGTGATAGGATTTCACCTTTCGCCGTCTGCAGTGCTATCTGACGATCTTCGCTGCAAGATTATCAAGCAG GTAGAGTATTACTTCAGTGATGAAAATCTGCCAAAAGACAAGTTCCTGTTGAAGTATGTTACGAGAAAAGATGGCTATG GAATCTTCTATCTTCCAGTTCCTATTGGAGTTATTGCTTCTTTTAGAAAAATGAAGAATCTTACGAGGGACATGTCATTGATAGTGGCTGCTCTAAAGGAATCTTCTCTTGTT GTGGTTAGTTCTAATGGGAAAAAGGTGAAGAGACTTCATCCTCTACCATTGGCTGATGTGAATGATCCGATG GTTTGCACTATACTCGTGGAGAATCTTCCAGAAGATCATTCAGTAGAAAACCTTTATAGAGTGTTCGGTGAAGCTGGAAA aataaataatataacGATTCGTGATCCACATGATGCTAGGGAGCCAAAAAAGTTCACAGTCACAGAGAAACTGATTAGTGGGAAG ttgcatgcttttgtgGAGTATGACACTGTGGAGGCTGCTGAGAAAGCT GTGACATTGTTAAACAATGAGCAAGATTGGAGATATGGATTGCGGGTTAAGCTTCTAAAAAAA AACAAGGCAGGCCAGAAGAATTTCTTTTGGAGGGAATCAGAGTCCGAGAAATGCAATCCGGTTCAAGCGTCTGAGCCGTCTGGAAATGAGGAGAATCGTGATTCAATTGAGCAACATGAATCACACGATGAGGAG ATTATGGACCAGTCATCGAGAGAGAGAAATGGGGTGCATTTGGCTAAAGAGAAAAATGGGCTCAAGGGTCGAAACCATGCACCTGGAAGGAGACAGAGACACCATGGACCAAATGGACACG gaCACGGAACACAATTTTCCGGCCATGGTATTGAACCATCCAAACCTCCACCAGGCCCAAAAATGCCAGATGGAACCAGAGGGTTTGCCATGGGCAGGGGCCGTCCCGCAACTATCAATTGA
- the LOC140815329 gene encoding la-related protein 6A-like isoform X1, whose translation MEKAEEHGIPIPTSSSPDSDHDEYNPDSSPVGSPDVIGFHLSPSAVLSDDLRCKIIKQVEYYFSDENLPKDKFLLKYVTRKDGYGIFYLPVPIGVIASFRKMKNLTRDMSLIVAALKESSLVVVSSNGKKVKRLHPLPLADVNDPMVCTILVENLPEDHSVENLYRVFGEAGKINNITIRDPHDAREPKKFTVTEKLISGKLHAFVEYDTVEAAEKAVTLLNNEQDWRYGLRVKLLKKVNKAGQKNFFWRESESEKCNPVQASEPSGNEENRDSIEQHESHDEEIMDQSSRERNGVHLAKEKNGLKGRNHAPGRRQRHHGPNGHGHGTQFSGHGIEPSKPPPGPKMPDGTRGFAMGRGRPATIN comes from the exons ATGGAGAAAGCCGAGGAGCATGGAATTCCGATCCCCACCTCTTCATCCCCAGATTCTGATCATGATGAGTATAATCCTGATTCATCGCCAGTTGGATCACCGGATGTGATAGGATTTCACCTTTCGCCGTCTGCAGTGCTATCTGACGATCTTCGCTGCAAGATTATCAAGCAG GTAGAGTATTACTTCAGTGATGAAAATCTGCCAAAAGACAAGTTCCTGTTGAAGTATGTTACGAGAAAAGATGGCTATG GAATCTTCTATCTTCCAGTTCCTATTGGAGTTATTGCTTCTTTTAGAAAAATGAAGAATCTTACGAGGGACATGTCATTGATAGTGGCTGCTCTAAAGGAATCTTCTCTTGTT GTGGTTAGTTCTAATGGGAAAAAGGTGAAGAGACTTCATCCTCTACCATTGGCTGATGTGAATGATCCGATG GTTTGCACTATACTCGTGGAGAATCTTCCAGAAGATCATTCAGTAGAAAACCTTTATAGAGTGTTCGGTGAAGCTGGAAA aataaataatataacGATTCGTGATCCACATGATGCTAGGGAGCCAAAAAAGTTCACAGTCACAGAGAAACTGATTAGTGGGAAG ttgcatgcttttgtgGAGTATGACACTGTGGAGGCTGCTGAGAAAGCT GTGACATTGTTAAACAATGAGCAAGATTGGAGATATGGATTGCGGGTTAAGCTTCTAAAAAAAGTG AACAAGGCAGGCCAGAAGAATTTCTTTTGGAGGGAATCAGAGTCCGAGAAATGCAATCCGGTTCAAGCGTCTGAGCCGTCTGGAAATGAGGAGAATCGTGATTCAATTGAGCAACATGAATCACACGATGAGGAG ATTATGGACCAGTCATCGAGAGAGAGAAATGGGGTGCATTTGGCTAAAGAGAAAAATGGGCTCAAGGGTCGAAACCATGCACCTGGAAGGAGACAGAGACACCATGGACCAAATGGACACG gaCACGGAACACAATTTTCCGGCCATGGTATTGAACCATCCAAACCTCCACCAGGCCCAAAAATGCCAGATGGAACCAGAGGGTTTGCCATGGGCAGGGGCCGTCCCGCAACTATCAATTGA
- the LOC140815326 gene encoding protein BIIDXI-like — MVRCSIQCKWVSVFVILLICSSHGGADTAVEDGTLVNGDFETPPSGGFASDGGISDSPDSIPGWKTNGTVELVAAGQKQGGMILIVPQGEHAVRLGNDAEISQEFKVEKGSLYSLTFSAARTCAQLESLNVSIPPASQNIDLQTLYSVQGSDTYAAAFQVEEDDVRVVFRNPGMEDDPTCGPIIDDIAVKKLFVPDKPKDNAVVNGDFEEGPWMFRNESLGVLLPTNLDEETSSLPGWIVESNRAVRYIDSYHFAVPEGKRAIELLSGKEGIISQMVETKPNKPYRLTFSLGHAGDACKQPLAVMAFAGDQAENIHYTPNSNSTFQTASVNFTAKAERTRVAFYSVYYNTRTDDMSSLCGPVVDDVRVQQSGSIRVGGLGLGSVLVLGFQLLLITLV, encoded by the exons ATGGTTCGCTGCTCAATACAGTGCAAATGGGTCTCTGTCTTTGTGATTCTACTAATTTGTTCCAGCCATGGCGGTGCTGATACTGCTGTCGAAGATG GCACTCTCGTCAATGGTGATTTTGAGACCCCACCATCTGGGGGCTTCGCTTCTGATGGTGGCATTTCTGACAGCCCAGATTCTATCCCCGGCTGGAAAACAAATGGCACGGTGGAGCTGGTGGCAGCCGGGCAGAAACAGGGTGGGATGATCCTCATCGTTCCACAGGGTGAGCATGCGGTTCGCCTCGGAAATGACGCTGAAATCAGCCAAGAATTCAAAGTGGAGAAGGGCTCCCTTTACTCTCTCACTTTCAGCGCTGCTCGCACTTGCGCCCAGCTAGAGTCACTCAATGTTTCTATCCCCCCGGCATCACAGAACATCGATTTGCAGACTCTTTACAGCGTTCAGGGCTCCGATACTTATGCTGCTGCCTTTCAAGTGGAGGAGGACGATGTTCGAGTTGTGTTCAGAAATCCTGGAATGGAAGATGACCCCACTTGTGGACCCATAATCGATGACATTGCAGTCAAGAAACTTTTTGTTCCAGATAAGCCCAAAG ATAATGCGGTTGTCAATGGTGATTTTGAAGAAGGCCCATGGATGTTTCGTAACGAATCACTAGGCGTACTGCTTCCAACCAATCTTGATGAGGAGACGTCATCGCTACCTGGTTGGATAGTTGAATCAAACAGAGCAGTCCGATACATCGATTCTTACCATTTCGCTGTCCCAGAGGGGAAACGAGCCATCGAACTACTGTCCGGGAAGGAAGGCATCATCTCACAAATGGTGGAAACTAAGCCAAACAAGCCTTACAGACTAACGTTTTCCCTAGGCCATGCTGGGGATGCCTGTAAGCAGCCGCTGGCTGTCATGGCTTTTGCCGGCGATCAGGCTGAAAATATACACTACACTCCCAACTCGAACTCCACGTTTCAAACTGCAAGTGTCAACTTCACGGCCAAAGCTGAGAGGACTCGTGTCGCCTTCTACAGTGTTTACTACAATACGAGAACCGATGACATGAGCTCGCTATGCGGTCCAGTTGTTGATGATGTGAGGGTCCAGCAATCTGGCTCAATCAGGGTTGGGGGTTTGGGCTTGGGGTCGGTCTTGGTTCTTGGTTTTCAGCTGCTATTGATAACGTTGGTTTAG
- the LOC140815328 gene encoding gibberellin 2-beta-dioxygenase-like — protein sequence MHHNSQIFPFTDIYISTPTSNYTSQLHSHIFPSGYRLSLFKPSFQQTNSIDYLTMVALSQLFLDNLPIIRTCKPPSSIFTEIPIVDLTKPDAKTIIVQACKEFGFFKVINHGFSMEFLNQLEDEAVKFFKLTQSEKDKSGPPNPFGYGNKQIGPNGDVGWVEYLLFCTNPELISQNSKVICPGISETLRCLANEYVSAVKSMVCKVLEMIAEELQIEARDTLSKVIKDERSDSCFRLNHYPPCPHLGALSGLNLIGFGEHTDPQMISVGRSNNTSGLQICLSNGTWVSVPPDNSSFFFNVGDSLQVMTNGRFKSVKHRVLAHDSSSRVSMIYFGGPPLNEKITPLSSLMEEGEESLYREFTWSEYKKSAYKTRLGDNRLKLFEKSTVN from the exons ATGCATCATAATTCACAAATTTTCCCAtttacagatatatatatatccacccCAACATCAAACTACACATCCCAATTACATTCACACATATTCCCCTCTGGCTATCGTCTCTCTCTGTTTAAACCCTCTTTTCAGCAAACCAATTCGATCGACTACCTAACCATGGTCGCTCTGTCACAGCTATTTCTTGATAATTTACCCATAATCAGAACATGCAAGCCCCCGTCCAGCATTTTCACGGAGATTCCCATCGTTGACCTCACAAAACCCGATGCAAAAACCATCATAGTCCAAGCCTGTAAAGAGTTCGGCTTCTTTAAAGTGATCAATCATGGGTTTTCCATGGAGTTTCTGAACCAATTAGAAGATGAAGCGGTCAAGTTTTTCAAATTAACCCAGTCAGAGAAGGATAAATCAGGGCCTCCTAACCCTTTCGGCTATGGGAACAAGCAGATTGGACCCAATGGCGATGTGGGCTGGGTCGAGTATCTTCTTTTCTGCACAAATCCCGAACTAATTTCTCAGAACTCCAAGGTCATTTGCCCTGGAATTTCAGAAACCTTAAG GTGTTTAGCGAATGAGTATGTTTCAGCGGTGAAAAGTATGGTGTGTAAAGTTCTTGAAATGATAGCTGAAGAATTACAGATTGAGGCGAGGGACACTTTGAGTAAGGTAATAAAAGATGAGAGGAGTGATTCTTGCTTCAGGCTAAATCACTATCCGCCATGCCCACATCTCGGAGCATTGAGTGGTCTAAATTTGATTGGATTCGGAGAACACACCGACCCACAAATGATATCTGTTGGAAGATCTAACAACACATCAGGCCTGCAAATTTGTCTCAGCAATGGTACATGGGTCTCTGTCCCACCCGATAACTCCTCCTTCTTCTTCAATGTTGGCGATTCATTGCag GTGATGACTAACGGCAGGTTTAAAAGTGTAAAGCACAGGGTTTTGGCACATGATTCTTCATCAAGGGTATCGATGATATATTTCGGGGGGCCACCTTTGAACGAAAAGATCACACCTTTATCTTCATTAATGGAGGAGGGTGAAGAAAGTTTGTATAGAGAATTCACATGGTCTGAATACAAGAAATCAGCTTACAAGACAAGATTGGGTGATAATAGGCTCAAGCTTTTCGAGAAATCTACCGTCAACTAA
- the LOC140815715 gene encoding dammarenediol II synthase-like: MVQWRGLVLGVYDWDGCNPLPAEFWLFPSIFPYHPAKMWCYCRTTYMPMSYLYGRKYHGPLTDLVMSIRQEIHIKPYDQINWNHARHDCCKEDVYYPHTFVQDLLWDTLNYFTEPVMRRWPLNKIRQKALDKTIKYMRYGSEESRYITIGCVEKSLQMMCWWAHDPNCDEFKHHLARVPDYLWLAEDGMKMQSFGSQIWDCTLATQAVIATGMVEEFGDCLKKAQFYIKESQIKENPKGDFKAMYRHFTKGAWAFSDQDQGWVVSDCTAEALKCLLLLSQMPTEISGEKPDVERLYEAVNVILYLQSPLTGGFAIWEPPVPQPYLQVLNPSELFADIVVEQEHVECTASIIHALVSFKRLHPGHREKEIEFSVSKALHFLEERQWPDGSWYGYWGICFLYGTFFVSGGLAAAGKTYENSKSLRNGVNFFLSTQNEEGGWGENLESCPNMKYTPLEGNRTNLVQTSWAMLGLMYGGQV; the protein is encoded by the exons ATGGTGCAGTGGCGAGGGCTC GTCCTTGGAGTGTACGACTGGGATGGCTGCAACCCGCTCCCAGCTGAGTTCTGGCTTTTCCCTTCAATATTTCCTTATCATCCAG CAAAAATGTGGTGTTATTGTCGCACAACGTATATGCCCATGTCATATTTATACGGTAGAAAGTACCACGGACCACTCACGGACCTGGTAATGTCCATCAGGCAAGAGATTCACATTAAGCCATATGATCAGATAAACTGGAACCATGCACGCCATGATTGTTGTAAG GAAGATGTTTACTACCCTCACACCTTCGTACAAGATCTGCTTTGGGATACCCTAAATTATTTTACCGAGCCGGTAATGAGGCGATGGCCATTGAACAAGATTAGACAAAAGGCTCTGGATAAGACCATCAaatatatgagatatggatCAGAGGAGAGCCGTTATATAACCATTGGATGTGtagaaaaa AGTTTGCAAATGATGTGCTGGTGGGCGCACGATCCCAATTGCGATGAATTTAAGCATCACTTGGCCAGGGTTCCAGATTACCTTTGGCTTGCAGAAGATGGAATGAAAATGCAA AGTTTCGGAAGTCAAATATGGGACTGTACTCTAGCCACTCAAGCAGTAATTGCAACTGGCATGGTGGAGGAATTCGGAGATTGTCTTAAGAAGGCTCAGTTCTACATTAAAGAGTCTCAG ATAAAAGAAAATCCAAAAGGTGATTTTAAAGCCATGTATCGGCATTTTACTAAAGGGGCATGGGCTTTCTCTGATCAAGATCAGGGATGGGTTGTATCAGACTGCACAGCCGAAGCGCTAAAG TGTCTGCTTTTGCTGTCACAAATGCCAACAGAAATTTCAGGAGAAAAACCTGACGTTGAGCGACTATATGAAGCTGTGAACGTGATTCTTTATTTACAA AGTCCTTTGACCGGTGGATTTGCTATCTGGGAACCCCCAGTTCCACAGCCATATTTGCAG GTTTTGAATCCTTCTGAACTCTTTGCTGATATAGTCGTTGAGCAAGA GCATGTGGAGTGCACTGCTTCCATTATCCACGCTCTTGTATCATTCAAGCGCCTGCATCCAGGCCACCGGGAGAAAGAAATAGAGTTCTCCGTGTCAAAGGCATTGCACTTTCTTGAAGAAAGACAGTGGCCTGATGGCTCATG GTATGGCTACTGGGGAATTTGCTTTCTGTATGGCACTTTCTTTGTGTCGGGAGGATTAGCTGCCGCGGGAAAGACATATGAAAACAGCAAATCACTTCGTAACGGTGTAAACTTTTTCCTGTCAACACAAAATGAAGAAGGTGGATGGGGGGAGAACCTTGAGTCCTGCCCAAACATG AAATACACACCATTAGAAGGAAACCGCACAAATTTGGTGCAGACATCGTGGGCAATGCTTGGTCTCATGTATGGTGGGCAGGTATAG